A stretch of the Nicotiana tabacum cultivar K326 chromosome 6, ASM71507v2, whole genome shotgun sequence genome encodes the following:
- the LOC107829055 gene encoding L-type lectin-domain containing receptor kinase S.4-like: MMPTLRIPNGMMHYNVPIYLLLLLTLLPFSIFSFSIGLSSHFDPNLGLIGDAKITKDGSFVQLTDPSKSSLSSGFVFQRIPFKFLDSNSFSTDFSFSISPHNGDGLSFVIVPTDFPSKFSKKMFGLSNERRFFGVEFDTLLNKNVGDKSANHVGVNVGSLVSAKSTNVSFINLVLNSGKKLHSWVDYECTSKRLEVRLSEFGSPRPYDPLLVYQVDLASMWKGEEVLVGLSSSTGSSFQVTSVYSWKFRVRSVPKWLHSQPADPHKIGNEHSLEKMANKKRFHLLAFLSGFIFVTGCIALAAFIGLFLWVILGNNSEVVIPVKSSVHPGDFRYEKVNVVVEDDSGHVKNKN; the protein is encoded by the coding sequence ATGATGCCCACATTGCGCATTCCCAACGGTATGATGCACTACAATGTTCCTATCTACCTTCTTCTTCTCTTGACTTTGCTCCCGTTCTCCATTTTTTCCTTCTCAATTGGACTCAGTTCCCACTTTGATCCCAATCTTGGCCTTATTGGCGATGCTAAAATCACTAAAGATGGCTCTTTTGTGCAACTAACCGACCCATCAAAGTCTTCTCTGAGTTCCGGATTTGTCTTCCAGAGAATACCCTTCAAGTTTCTTGACTCAAATTCGTTTTCCACTGACTTCTCATTTTCTATCTCACCCCACAATGGTGATGGTCTTTCCTTCGTTATTGTTCCTACTGATTTCCCCTCCAAGTTTTCCAAGAAAATGTTCGGCCTTTCTAATGAAAGGCGGTTTTTTGGGGTTGAGTTTGATACTTTGTTGAACAAAAATGTGGGGGATAAAAGTGCCAATCATGTGGGTGTGAATGTGGGCAGTCTTGTTTCTGCAAAATCAACCAACGTTTCGTTCATCAACTTGGTGTTGAATAGTGGCAAAAAGCTGCATTCTTGGGTTGATTACGAATGCACTTCTAAAAGATTAGAGGTAAGACTAAGTGAATTTGGTAGTCCTAGGCCGTACGATCCCTTGTTAGTGTATCAGGTCGATTTGGCGAGTATGTGGAAAGGCGAAGAAGTATTGGTGGGATTAAGTTCTTCTACTGGAAGTTCATTCCAAGTTACTAGTGTCTATTCATGGAAGTTCAGAGTGCGGAGTGTTCCAAAGTGGTTACATTCACAACCTGCGGATCCACATAAAATTGGGAACGAACATAGTCTGGAAAAGATGGCTAACAAAAAAAGGTTTCATCTTTTGGCATTTCTCTCAGGGTTTATTTTTGTCACAGGGTGTATAGCATTGGCGGCCTTTATTGGACTGTTTTTGTGGGTGATACTTGGCAATAATTCCGAGGTAGTGATCCCAGTGAAGAGCTCAGTGCATCCCGGAGATTTCAGGTATGAAAAGGTCAATGTGGTTGTAGAGGATGACTCAGGCCATGTTAAAAATAAAAACTGA